A single region of the Zonotrichia leucophrys gambelii isolate GWCS_2022_RI chromosome 9, RI_Zleu_2.0, whole genome shotgun sequence genome encodes:
- the CARD8 gene encoding caspase recruitment domain-containing protein 8 isoform X1: protein MSSPAPEPDSGAESLSSDEKELSREELNPSPTLPPCLSLAEVTPNGMEGSSGSAEEQPEGEASSEDSSSSSSEEESDEEQEEKESPPYCNESGGSCLPPCEHCRNENDQTEQVTPRRLAGGQFMMQLEAEGSYQCSSTGLIFEVTGRARISYCLLSWSKFARLVRPPWIVGGPLFDVRCSAPGALLSIQFPHCLCLGGQGSGVAFKVLHIKGGGAAIEPSAEFSASHVKWVVSSLSPVGPLIHSQEPLQYHGAVILYKAIDEHPSLSFWVYLATNNDSFIKDISKAVKHSKRKFVQIEKPPVCQKLLQEGKKYRLICEPEAEITPEEIEFVDGSLLKLKSYFEVYLEKPDDFTLSLVEQDSDETVWKARLRERDWIHYDQNKNEQKRSTGSVKRRKPALSILEEEGLHSKKQKTGGTADEMGAKSLTDKQLLVIAKLLDRHWREMAIECLQMEMKDIDDIRASEDDVTMQKLLLLRKWRDREQGQGTAEALQRSLGERATYEILQALQGFLAQS, encoded by the exons CGGGGCCGAGTCCCTCTCCTCCGATGAAAAAG AATTGTCAAGAGAAGAGTTAAATCCCTCTCCaactctccctccctgcctttcccttgCAGAGGTGACTCCCAATGGCATGGAGGGATCGTCGGGATCGGCCGAGGAGCAGCCCGAGG GAGAAGCCAGTTCTGaagacagctccagcagcagctcagaagaGGAGTCAG ATGAAgaacaggaggagaaggaatcCCCACCTTACTGCAATGAGTCAG GAGGGAGCTGCTTGCCACCCTGTGAGCACTGCAGGAATGAAAAT GACCAGACGGAGCAAGTGACCCCCAGGAGACTTGCTGGAGGACAATTCat GATGCAGCTGGAGGCTGAGGGCTCCTACCAGTGCAGCAGCACGGGGCTGATCTTCGAGGTGACGGGCAGGGCCAGGATCTCGTACTGCCTGCTGTCCTGGAGCAAGTTTGCCCGGCTGGTGCGGCCGCCCTGGATCGTGGGCGGGCCCCTGTTCGACGTGCGCTGCTCGGCGCCCGGGGCGCTGCTCTCCATCCAGTTCCCGCACTGCCTCTGCCTCGGCG gtCAGGGCTCTGGCGTGGCATTCAAGGTGCTGCACATCAAGGGCGGTGGCGCGGCCATCGAGCCCTCGGCCGAGTTCTCGGCGTCGCACGTCAAGTGGGTGGTGAGCTCGCTGTCCCCCGTGGGGCCGCTGATCCACAGCCAGGAGCCCCTGCAGTACCACGGCGCCGTCATCCTCTACAAGGCCATCGACGAGCACCCCTCCCTGTCCTTCTGGGTCTACCTGGCCACCAACAACGACTCCTTCATCAAG gaTATCTCCAAGGCTGTAAAACACTCGAAAAGGAAATTTGTTCAGATTGAAAAGCCCCCTGTATGCCAAAAATTactgcaggaaggaaagaagtACAGACTGATCTGTGAGCCAGAGGCTGAAATAACTCCTGAG GAGATTGAGTTTGTTGACGGGTCCCTGCTGAAGCTGAAGAGTTACTTTGAGGTGTATTTGGAGAAGCCCGATGACTTCACCTTGTCCCTGGTGGAGCAGGACTCGGATGAGACCGTGTGGAAAGCCAGGCTGAGAGAGA gggATTGGATCCACTACGACCAGAACAAGAACGAGCAGAAGAGGAGCACAGGCA gtgtgaaGAGGAGGAAGCCAGCCCTCAGCATCCTGGAGGAAGAGGGGCTCcacagcaaaaagcagaaaacgGGCGGCACTGCAg ATGAAATGGGAGCAAAAAGCTTGACAGacaagcagctgctggtgatTGCCAAGCTGCTGGACCGGCACTGGAGGGAGATGGCCATCGAGTGCCTGCAGATGGAGATGAAGGACATCGATGACATCCGCGCCTCGGAGGACGACGTGACcatgcagaagctgctgctgctgaggaagtggagggacagggagcagggccagggcactgcagaggctctgcagaggagccTGGGGGAAAGAGCCACCTATGAGATCCTGCAGGCGCTGCAAG gTTTCCTGGCTCAGAGCTGA
- the IL12A gene encoding interleukin-12 subunit alpha, with protein MERSGSGENGMERTGNGTGNNSGNGTGNGSGSGRAAPPGGRGLALLCLALLLLLLLPPARALPSAVRARTDPDRALTGPDRALTSTERALTEPDRCLNRSRQLLEAANAAPQRLKESNTLGFECSLEEVDLHDITENQLNTLRACTAADPGPGNCPVLEKSTFDEGKCLQGISEDVRAYRAQLRSLPDPQLLAALDGMMEALGSSTGQVPEALGSLGPSGALGSAPFAARLRLCATLQALRIRSVTISRVLSFLSSP; from the exons ATGGAGCGGAGCGGCAGCGGCGAGAACGGAATGGAGAGAACCGGGAACGGCACCGGGAATAACTCCGGGAACGGCACCGGGAATGGCAGCGGGAgcgggcgggcagcgccgccTGGCGGCCGCGGGCTGGCATTGCTGTgcctggcgctgctgctgctgctgctgctgcccccggCCCGGGCCCTGCCCAGCGCGGTGCGGGCACGGACCGACCCTGACCGGGCACTGACCGGCCCTGACCGGGCACTGACCAGCACGGAACGGGCACTGACCGAACCGGACCGGTGCCTCAACCGCTCCCGGCAGCTCCTGGAGGCCGCCAACGCCGCCCCGCAGCGGCTGAAG GAATCCAACACGCTGGGGTTTGAATGCAGCCTGGAGGAGGTGGATCTGCACGACATCACTGAGAACCAGCTCAACACCCTCCGAGCCTGCACAGCTGCGGATCCAGGg CCTGGAAATTGCCCAGTCCTGGAAAAATCAACTTTTGACGAG ggaaaatgcCTGCAGGGCATCTCTGAGGATGTGAGAGCCTACAGGGCGCAGCTGAGGAGCCTCCCTGacccccagctgctggcagccctcGATGGGATGATGGAG gctctgggcagcagcaccggGCAGGTTCCGGAGGCAC TGGGATCACTGGGACCATCGGGAGCGCTGGGATCGGCGCCGTTCGCGGCGCGCCTGCGGCTCTGCGCCACGCTCCAGGCCCTGCGCATCCGCAGCGTCACCATCTCCAGGGTGCTGAGCTTCCTCAGCTCCCCCTGA
- the CARD8 gene encoding caspase recruitment domain-containing protein 8 isoform X2, which produces MSSPAPEPDSGAESLSSDEKEVTPNGMEGSSGSAEEQPEGEASSEDSSSSSSEEESDEEQEEKESPPYCNESGGSCLPPCEHCRNENDQTEQVTPRRLAGGQFMMQLEAEGSYQCSSTGLIFEVTGRARISYCLLSWSKFARLVRPPWIVGGPLFDVRCSAPGALLSIQFPHCLCLGGQGSGVAFKVLHIKGGGAAIEPSAEFSASHVKWVVSSLSPVGPLIHSQEPLQYHGAVILYKAIDEHPSLSFWVYLATNNDSFIKDISKAVKHSKRKFVQIEKPPVCQKLLQEGKKYRLICEPEAEITPEEIEFVDGSLLKLKSYFEVYLEKPDDFTLSLVEQDSDETVWKARLRERDWIHYDQNKNEQKRSTGSVKRRKPALSILEEEGLHSKKQKTGGTADEMGAKSLTDKQLLVIAKLLDRHWREMAIECLQMEMKDIDDIRASEDDVTMQKLLLLRKWRDREQGQGTAEALQRSLGERATYEILQALQGFLAQS; this is translated from the exons CGGGGCCGAGTCCCTCTCCTCCGATGAAAAAG AGGTGACTCCCAATGGCATGGAGGGATCGTCGGGATCGGCCGAGGAGCAGCCCGAGG GAGAAGCCAGTTCTGaagacagctccagcagcagctcagaagaGGAGTCAG ATGAAgaacaggaggagaaggaatcCCCACCTTACTGCAATGAGTCAG GAGGGAGCTGCTTGCCACCCTGTGAGCACTGCAGGAATGAAAAT GACCAGACGGAGCAAGTGACCCCCAGGAGACTTGCTGGAGGACAATTCat GATGCAGCTGGAGGCTGAGGGCTCCTACCAGTGCAGCAGCACGGGGCTGATCTTCGAGGTGACGGGCAGGGCCAGGATCTCGTACTGCCTGCTGTCCTGGAGCAAGTTTGCCCGGCTGGTGCGGCCGCCCTGGATCGTGGGCGGGCCCCTGTTCGACGTGCGCTGCTCGGCGCCCGGGGCGCTGCTCTCCATCCAGTTCCCGCACTGCCTCTGCCTCGGCG gtCAGGGCTCTGGCGTGGCATTCAAGGTGCTGCACATCAAGGGCGGTGGCGCGGCCATCGAGCCCTCGGCCGAGTTCTCGGCGTCGCACGTCAAGTGGGTGGTGAGCTCGCTGTCCCCCGTGGGGCCGCTGATCCACAGCCAGGAGCCCCTGCAGTACCACGGCGCCGTCATCCTCTACAAGGCCATCGACGAGCACCCCTCCCTGTCCTTCTGGGTCTACCTGGCCACCAACAACGACTCCTTCATCAAG gaTATCTCCAAGGCTGTAAAACACTCGAAAAGGAAATTTGTTCAGATTGAAAAGCCCCCTGTATGCCAAAAATTactgcaggaaggaaagaagtACAGACTGATCTGTGAGCCAGAGGCTGAAATAACTCCTGAG GAGATTGAGTTTGTTGACGGGTCCCTGCTGAAGCTGAAGAGTTACTTTGAGGTGTATTTGGAGAAGCCCGATGACTTCACCTTGTCCCTGGTGGAGCAGGACTCGGATGAGACCGTGTGGAAAGCCAGGCTGAGAGAGA gggATTGGATCCACTACGACCAGAACAAGAACGAGCAGAAGAGGAGCACAGGCA gtgtgaaGAGGAGGAAGCCAGCCCTCAGCATCCTGGAGGAAGAGGGGCTCcacagcaaaaagcagaaaacgGGCGGCACTGCAg ATGAAATGGGAGCAAAAAGCTTGACAGacaagcagctgctggtgatTGCCAAGCTGCTGGACCGGCACTGGAGGGAGATGGCCATCGAGTGCCTGCAGATGGAGATGAAGGACATCGATGACATCCGCGCCTCGGAGGACGACGTGACcatgcagaagctgctgctgctgaggaagtggagggacagggagcagggccagggcactgcagaggctctgcagaggagccTGGGGGAAAGAGCCACCTATGAGATCCTGCAGGCGCTGCAAG gTTTCCTGGCTCAGAGCTGA